The genomic region GTGAGAGGGGTGTAAAGTACATTACATTCATGGCTGCAAATGGGCCCGATTTTTCCCAAACTCTTCTTTCCTCTGGCCAGCAGGGCCCAAGAGAAAGTGTTCTGATGCTCAACGGTGGAGGGggaacgggctccctgctgggcacaggtGTCTCACTCCCCGTGATGCGTGCCTGGCCCTGGGCGCTGGGTCTGTGATTCTGCTCTTAGGGACTCTCTCCTGGCCTGGGGCCCCCGAAGCTCAGCCCAGAAGGGGCCGGGAGCAGATGGAGTGTGAGTGGTTTCCACAGCTTGTTGCCTACATTCCACCAACCAGCCTTGATGTGCTCATGCGCTTGGTGGGAGGCCTCCCTTGTTTTCAACAATTCTCTTCACCTGTATCCTACATCCGTAGCTCTGGCACCCTCCCAGACCCAAACACAGCTAGGGTATCCAGGCGAGCGGTTGTAAAGTGCCCGACATTGGACACAGTCCGTGTTCAGGCTCGGGGTtctattttcctaaataaatgaaaaaactttcAGAGTAAAATTAGCCCTCCAAATTTGGGGGCGGGGGTACACAAAAATCTAAAGAGCATTTACCTCCCCAAAGTGACTCCCTCCTGAATGCCAGAAGCGTCAGGTAAACTCAAAATGATCAGGATCagagaattctttcttttgccctcccccacccctccagctccCAACCCCCAGAGAAACAGCCCTACAGCATCCTGCCAGGTCCTCCAGGCCCAGTGGGCGGGCAAGGTGACAGGGGACAGCCCCTCCCACTTTCCCTACACAATTTTCCCTCAATGTCTGCAGCATTGCAAAGGGACCCCACAAACTCCCAGGCCAACCCTTCCAGAGAGAGATAATAAATCCCCCCAGCAGAAGGGGGAATTTATTCAATTCAACAGATAATTATTGAACCCCGCGACACGCCCAACAttgaaataaaacaggaaaaatcctCATTTCCGAAAAATTCTGCTCTGCGCTGGGGGGCTGGCTGCCATCAATGAGCTCTCTCCAGTTTTGCCAGGAACATATGAGATCACTGAGCCCTTCCAGGAGGTAAGAAAATCACTCACCTCCTTCGTGGGGAAcagttgggggcaggggatggagcCTGGGCTCTGAGTGTGACGCTGCCCCACTTACAGTCTGAATGACTTGAAAAAGTCAAACTACTacctccaagcctcagttttcttacctgcaaaatgggaaaaCAGTGCCTAATTTGCAAAGATGGCTGTGACATCTCTATGCCTCTATGCTCAGTCCTCACCACCTCAGCTACCTTGGAACCAACACTGGACACAGACGTGACTACAGCACAAGAGGACACAATCCAAGATGGCAGTTCTCACCTTGGCTACACGGGGAACTTTCAAAAACCCGGATGCCCAGGCCACATGGCAGGCCGCTATGAAGCCTGGGTGTCAGGTTTTCACAAAGCTCCCTGAGAGATTCCAGCAGGCAGCCAAGGTCAACAGCCACTGATCCAGCAGGAAAGAGAAGTGGAATTATTTCAACTCTACAGAAAGTTGGGCGAGGTTATTATTGCTCActgttaattataatattatgCCCTGTACAATTTGAGGTTTACAAATGACATGTTatatttattcagaaatttaTACATTGCTAAATAGTTTCACATTTATGATCAAATTTCATCTTCAGagaaatttttctaaagattttattgatttatttgagagtgagtgagagagaaagagcaccagcCCGGggaataggcagagggagagggagaagcagactccactgagcagggagcccaatgcggagctcgatcccaggaccccaggatcaagacctgagcccaaggcagacgcttaacagacagAGCCGCCCATGCATCCCTTCAGAGAAATGTTAAagctgagaaactgaggcctggagaattTATCGACAAACAGAAGGTGTCCAGTGAATGGACAAACAGGTCCAGAGTCAATATCTGGCTTGAAGCCCTCTCCATCCGCTGTGTTCCAGCATCCCCATTGATCTCTACCTCGAGCTATGGTCTAGACCCGTAGCCTGAGCGCCAGACTCTGGGTCCAGATGTCCCCTCAGTATCCCTCCCTGCCACACACAATGTTAGCACCCAGGCAGTTCAAACTGCCCAGCACTGCTCAAGACCCCTCCCCTGTTTCCCATCTGTGCACAAGCATTCAAGTCTcaggcacccccccacctgcATCTGGTGGGTGGACTTGGCCACGCCCAAGATGCCCCTGAACCCGTCCACTTTCCATTAACCTGGCCTCCACTGCCTGGTCGCTGCTTCTCACTGGACATTTCCAATAGCcggctgctcctcccccttcccccttcgcCCTTCCAGTCCCTGCTTCTGGCCTGTCCGCTGGCCTCACTGAGGTCTGGGAGCTGGGCAGGGTTTCTTCGTGTAGAATGGCGAGCAATCTGGAGTGTCTAACAGGTAGAGCCCCATACAAGAGCGCGTGCACGCATGTGCGCACCCCAAATCGGCCTGCTCCCAGGGCGTCAGACACGGGGATCACTTTGATCCGCGAAGGGCTCAAGAAAACATTCAAACATAAGTGTGTGGCCTGCCTTCTGCATCGCGGAACCACAGGCAGGTCCTGTAACTCCTCTCACGTCTCACCACTAACATGAGGACAGGAACGCCTACTCTCGGGGATGCTGAGATAATGAAACAGACCACGCACCCTATGCCTGGCGCGCATCACCTGCTGGTAGGACGCTGAGACGGCCCGTGCTTCtcaaaggggagagagggaggaggaaggaaggtcagAGGTATTTCCAGGGAGCGTGGGCATTCACATCACTGTATCTTGGCAACAGGCGGTGAGGCCGTGACGTCATCCCCCAGGTGAGGCTCGGCGGCTGGCCAGGGTCCCCTTCCAATACGTGGCTATGTCTGGGTCCACAGACTCTCTGCCCTCCAGAGTCTGCGGGAGCGTGTTCCACGGGGGTTCCACTGACATCTCCTTTTCCAGGGGATGAACAATCAGTACGTCCGCCGGGAGGTCTTCTGCGGGAACACCTGTCACGAACTCAAGCGCTTCTGGGAGCGGGAGATTGGCAAGCAGACCTACTACCGGGAATACGAGGAGTATCGCCTGGGAAGAAGTGCCCTGAGAAAGTATGTGGCTcctttgtctacttttttttcaaattagttttttaaaatagactttattggGGGggcgtcagggtggctcagtccattaagcatccgcctcttgatgtcagctcaggtcatgatctcagggtcgtggaatggAGCCCTGgtggaagtctgcttaagattctccctctccctctgcccctaccccccatTCATGCACGTGGGTGctctctatatataataaataaataaaatcttttaaaaaataaaaatagactttagTTTTTAAGGCAGTTTTAGGTACACAGTAAAATTAAGCAGAAAGTGGAATTCGCATagatcccccctcccccgcacacAACCTCCCCACCATCAATGTCCCCACCACAAACGCATCAccacctttgttttattttcttttttaagaacaaaacagattTCCCTGGAAGAATGCCAGACTGGCGTCTTAGAGgacataattatttctat from Mustela erminea isolate mMusErm1 chromosome 1, mMusErm1.Pri, whole genome shotgun sequence harbors:
- the FAM240A gene encoding protein FAM240A is translated as MNNQYVRREVFCGNTCHELKRFWEREIGKQTYYREYEEYRLGRSALRKLREEWRQRLEAKLRLRNNLDETEKRANVGRELVASLTQEDSKP